The Dendropsophus ebraccatus isolate aDenEbr1 chromosome 6, aDenEbr1.pat, whole genome shotgun sequence nucleotide sequence AGACATCAGGGCGGGGATGAGATGTGGAGGACCAGCTGGTGGTGTGGTCATGTCTACTATGAGCTGTACAGACATGTCTACTATGAGCTGTACAGAAGAAGACATCACGGCGGGGATGAGATGTGGAGGACCAGCTGGTGGTGTGGTCATGTCTACTATGAGCTGTACAGACATGTCTACTATGAGCTGTACAGAAGAAGACATCAGGGCGGGGATGAGATGTGGAGGACCAGCTGGTGGTGTGGTCATGTCTACTATGAGCTGTACAGAAGACATCAGGGCGGGGATGAGATGTGGAGGACCAGCTGGTGGTGTGGTCATGTCTACTATGAGCTGTACAGAATAAGACACCATGGGTGGGACTGAGTGTGTCTATTATTAGGTCATGTATGTCCTGAAACCATCCCTGGTCCCCACTGCATGTAAACCGAGTACATGACTAAACCTTTGTGATTGTCCCACCTGATGTGGAACAGGCAATTCTTGCATGGATGTTAAGGAAGCATGGTTGTGAGTTCCAGACACTGAGGCTGCATTCAGCTAAGTGAGCCTCGGACCCAGAACAATGTGTTTGCTCTACCATCCTCCACTGGGGATCATTCTGTCCCAGCATGTTTTCCTGCATCGTCACCAGAGGTCCACAGCCCATGTGTCTGCATATGACTGAAGCTTCCTTTACATCAAAGTTCCAGAGGCAGAATCTACTCCACGTGTTATTGAGGGAAACTTCCACTATCCCGTCACAGGGTCCAGAACCATTGACCAGTCGGACATTACTAACACCTGCGTGGCGAAAAAGGAGGAGGTCATGTTCGTAACGAAAAAGTAGAACATTAGTAATAGGTTCTTACCTAGAAGACTTACCAGAGGGCAGACAGCTGACCCCTGCACTACGCTGAGGTATTGCTGGGTCCGGTTCGGTCCATGTTCCCAGTAAACACTGGGAAGCATCATGCTCATCTCCAGTACAGTCCAATTGTGTCAGCACCTTACCAGATGCTGTCCCGAATGCATCTCCCTTCAAGGCCTCCAGAGAAGGTCCACACCCCATCTGCCTACAGACAACATCGGCTCCATGCCTGTCCCAGTGTTTGTCACTCAGCCAGCCCCAGGTATCATTGTAGAGAAATTCCACTCTTCCCTGGCAGCGGTCATTGCCACCCACCAACTGGACCTGAGAAAGAACTGGAGAAGGGCAGAAGGATCAGAGATCATGTGTCCATGGGGCACTTCTGAATTGGCATCTGAATCAAATTTGACAAAATCCAATTTCAGGAAATGTGGTCATCTAGCTGGGGTCCCTCTGCCTTCCTCTACGGGGCCTGAATGACACACAACATCTTATAAGTCCTTCCTGAGCACTTGTGAAGCTCCTACACGCAGTGTCAGCTTCTTTAGATTCTACAACAATATGGAGACTAGACGAAGATGCCGACATTACTGATACTTTCTGCAGTTGAGAAACTTACGAGCTCTCTTGGCGGGTCCTCCCTTCCTCTCGATGCTGCGACACACTGACCGCCTCAACACGGACAGACCTCCGTCAATACTCAGATATTCCGCTATGTTATGTAAATGGGTCTTTGGTGGGTAGGACACAATGTCAATATATTCATGGATGAAGGATCTTGTAAATCCCGCCACAAATATCTCCACCCCAGCTCTCTTCAGTTTGTGTATCTTGGGCTTCATAAACAGGTAGGGGTCGTAGCCATCCAGCAGTAAGATGAGGATGTGTGGCCGGTGGGCATTGTCGGCCTGTGGTCTCCATGTCATGGAGTTAATGAAGTCGACAATGGGTTTTCTCTGCGAGATGTATCTGACCGTCCCGGGATGGCGGCGGAAGTATTCCTGGGTCTCCTTGAAGCCCATGTCGTAGTAGTAAAACATCACCTGTTGGTTGGTGACGTTCTGCAGCTCTTCTGCAAACCTTCTGATTGTCCCCAGTTCATGCTGATTGCCGCCATATCTGAAGCGATCACAGTAGACGATGATCTCCGCAGATCTGTGGATCCCATAGGAACAACCTTGGAGAGACAAAGTATATATAACCAGAGAATCCACCGAGACAAGCAAGTGGCTCACCTTTCTGTTAGGGATCAGCTGCAGCGATCAGGTCCCGGCGTACAGACACTAAATACACTACAATAAATATCAAATATCAACCTTACCTCAGTATTCAAACCAATAAGATACCAACATAAATGCATATAAAATCCCTGCAATAATGCTGCGTACATGGCCAGAGACGGGTCGTGTGTGAACAGGACCCCAGAACCTCCATGGATACAATGTAATAATGCTGCGTCCATGGCCAGAGACGGGTCGTGTGTGAACAGGACCCCAGAACCTTCATGGATACAATGTAATAATGCTGCGTCCATGACCAGAGACGGGTCGTGTGTGAACAGGACCCCAGAACCTCCATGGATACAATGTAATAATGCTGCGTCCATGACCAGAGACGGCTCGTGTGTGAACAGGACCCCAGAACCTCCATGGATACAATGTAATAATGCTGCGTCCATGGCCAGAGACGGCTCGTGTGTGAACAGGACCCCAGAACCTCCATGGATAC carries:
- the LOC138794570 gene encoding scavenger receptor cysteine-rich domain-containing group B protein-like, translated to MFLLIWFVFIIAHTTVYIEGCSYGIHRSAEIIVYCDRFRYGGNQHELGTIRRFAEELQNVTNQQVMFYYYDMGFKETQEYFRRHPGTVRYISQRKPIVDFINSMTWRPQADNAHRPHILILLLDGYDPYLFMKPKIHKLKRAGVEIFVAGFTRSFIHEYIDIVSYPPKTHLHNIAEYLSIDGGLSVLRRSVCRSIERKGGPAKRALLSQVQLVGGNDRCQGRVEFLYNDTWGWLSDKHWDRHGADVVCRQMGCGPSLEALKGDAFGTASGKVLTQLDCTGDEHDASQCLLGTWTEPDPAIPQRSAGVSCLPSGVSNVRLVNGSGPCDGIVEVSLNNTWSRFCLWNFDVKEASVICRHMGCGPLVTMQENMLGQNDPQWRMVEQTHCSGSEAHLAECSLSVWNSQPCFLNIHARIACSTSAISKVAVEGGNTACSGKVKIFQDSKWNVVPAFEWDVEEEAVLCRQLGCGLAIERAHVKEMSIHKGEFSHSDLRSIACAGHEASFSKCSSILSKGHRCEAGEAEVLCSQAGISRVRLVGGNSSCSGRVEVFYNQAWGTVCDDTWDVSDAHVVCRHVGCGPAQRAPGAAYFSPGSGSIWLEKLFCNGTETSLSQCGGVLSKNSLCTHSQDAGVICTDEEVS